From the genome of Nocardia mangyaensis:
TCTACGCCACCCTCGGCATCGCCGGGCTGTCGATGGCGGTATGGGCCCACCACATGTACGCCACCGGCGCGGTCCTGCTGCCCTACTTCTCACTGATGTCGTTTCTGATCGCGGTCCCGACCGGGGTCAAGTTCTTCAACTGGATCGGCACCATGTGGAAAGGCCAGCTCACCTTCGAAACCCCGATGGTGTGGGCGCTGGGCTTCATCGTCACGTTCCTGTTCGGCGGCCTGTCCGGGGTGATCCTGGCCAGCCCGCCGCTGGACTTTCACGTCCACGACAGCTACTTCGTCGTCGCACACTTCCACTACGTGCTCTTCGGCACCATCGTGTTCGCCACCTTCGCCGGCATCTACTTCTGGTTCCCCAAGATGACCGGCCGATTCCTCGACGAACGCCTCGGCAAACTCCACTTCTGGACCACCTTCATCGGCTTCCACGCCACCTTCCTGGTCCAGCACTGGCTCGGCAGCGAAGGCATGCCCCGCCGCTACGCCGACTACCTGCCCACCGACGGATTCACTACCTTCAACACCGTCTCCACCATCGGATCGTTCCTCCTCGGTGCGTCGATGACGACATTCGTATGGAACGTGTTCAAAAGCTACCGATACGGCGAGGTCGTGGCCGTCGACGACCCGTGGGGCCACGGCAACTCCCTGGAATGGGCCACCACCTGCCCACCACCACGACACAACTTCTACGACATACCCCGCATCCGATCCGAACGACCCGCGTTCGAACTGCACTACCCCCACATGATCGACCGCATGCGCAGCGAAGCCCACATCGGCTGGGGCACCAAAACCGTCCACGCCGACACCGACGACACCGACGACACCACCAAATCAGCCGACGCTGCACCCTGAACCACTCCCGACGCCACCCAGCTCGTACGTCGATCTGCTACGGAAAGCCTGCTATCATGGGTCGGCCTCCGCATTCGGCCCAGAAGGCCAGCCATAGCACGGCGCGAATTACCAACGTCGGGGGCCACGCCTCCTAATCAAGCAGCAGAAACCCAAACATAGCGATGTGGACTGACTCCGTATCTGTCCGCAGCCATAGAGCTCCTATCAAGTTTGATTGCTGAGTCGTCGCCAGCAGATCAGCGCAGCGGCCAGGTCGAGGAATCCCTGATGGATGTCGGTGCGGCGTTCCCAACGGACGGCCAAGCGCCGGTATTGGTGCAGCAACGCCAGTGTTTGCTCGACGATCCAGCGGCCGGCGGTCACCTTGTCGCGGGTGCCGCGGCGTGGGATATAGCCGGTGATCCGTCGTTGTTCGAGTTCGTCGTAGACGCGGGGGTAGTCGTAGCCTTTGTCCGCGATCAGGGTCGTGATCTTCTCGCGTGGTCGGCCGGTGCGTCCGCGTAGCGGACGTACTCGGTCGAGTAGCTCGGGTAGCACGAGGTGATCGTTGATGTTGGCCGCTGACTGAACGATTGCGAGCGGGAGGCCGTTGCCGCAGGTCAGGATGTGGTGTTTGACTTCTCGGGTGAGCGAGATGAGGGTCGGCCTTCGAATACGCGCGGTCAAGACGGCCTTGGGTCGGTGTGACTCGGTCGGTCGTGGTGTCGACTCAGCAGGCTCGCCGCGAGTGTGAATCCGGCACCGTGGAGCACGATTCGCTCCGGTTTTGCGGCGGTCGACCGGGCTGGGACCGGTATCGGCACCCCTAATGAGATGTAGCGGGCCTGCCGATGCGGCAGACTCACTGCTGGTAGCGGCTGGCGGGTGAGCACTCTGTGCCCCCGGGACATTGAGTCCTGAAAAAAGATCGTGCCCCCGCCGGTCGACCAGGAGAACGGATCGCTGCTGGGATGTCGTGCCCGCCCGAGGCGTGAGCACTTTTCATTAGGTCGCCGGGTGTTCTCCTGAACGCTACCGATATCGAAAGCTGGTGATAGACAGGAGGACTGCTGGTGTTATTCATCGGAGACGACTGAGCCCAAGACCATCACGACGTGGAATTGATGAACCAGGCAGGCAAGAGACTGGCCCGAGCCCGGCTACCCGAAGGCGTCGACGGAATCGGGCGACTGCACGCACTGATCGGCGAACACCTCGATGTCGGCGCCGCAGCTGATGCCGTAGTCATCGGCATCGAGACCGACCGAGGCCCCTGGGTCGCGGCCCTGGTCGCGGCCGGCTACTCGGTGTATGCAGTCAACCCCTTGCAAGCTGCACGGTACCGAGACAGGCACACGGTCTCCGGCGCCAAGAGCGATCCCGCCGATGCTCACGTGCTGGCCGACATGGTGCGCACCGACTCCCACCAGTTGCGGCTCGTCGCGGCCGACAGCCCGCAAGCCGAGGCGGTGAAAGTAGTTGCCCGAGCCCACAAGACGCTGATCTGGGAACGTACTCGAACCACGCAGCGGCTTCGCCACTCACTACGCGAATACTTCCCCGCCGCGCTCGAGGCATTCGATGACCTCACCGCACCCGATGCCCTGGAACTACTGGCCAAAGCGCCCGAACCTGTTGCGGCAGCGCGGCTATCGCGCAACCAGATCCGTGCCGCACTCACCCGGGCCCGCCGCCGCGATATCGACACCAAAGCCACTCGCGTCCAAGCGGCACTGCGAGCCGACCACCTACGCCGTGACCAGGTGATCGATGCCGCCTACGCGGCCACCACACGCGCCTCGATCCAAATCCTGATCACGCTCCAAGAACAGATCGCCGAACTGGCCGCGCAGGTGGAAGCGCATTTTGGACGGCACCCGGATGCTGAGATCGTCCTGTCTCAACCCGGGATAGGCGTCATCCTCGGTGCCCGGGTGCTCGCCGAATTCGGAGATGCCCGCGGCCGCTACGCCTCGGCCAAAGCCCGCAAAAACTATGCGGGCACCAGCCCGATCACCCGCGCCTCCGGCAAGAAGAAGATCGTCGCCGCCCGGTTCGTCCACAACGACCGGCTCATCGATTCACTCGCCCAGCAAGCGTTCTGCGCCCTGACCGCCTCACCCGGCGCCCGCGCCTACTACGACCGGCATCGCGCGCGCGGCATGGAACACCGCGCCGCGCTACGCCAACTCGCCAACCGGCTCGTCGGCATCCTCCACGGCTGCCTCAAGACCCGCACACCCTACAACGAGGCCACCGCCTGGTCTCCCGGCGCCGCCGACCAAGCCACTGCTGCTTGACAATCTAAGCCCTGGGATGTCCTTTTTTGGCCCGCACGTGCGAGCCGTCGGGTATGACGCGGTCGAAATCGATCAATCCCGCGCGGTGGCAGTGGGCGAGCATCGTGGTGTGCATGGCCTCGAAGACCCCGGCCGCCTGCCAGTCGCGTAGCCGCCGCCAGCAGGTCATGCCGGACCCGAACCCAAGTTCCTGGGGCAGGTCTTCCCATCCGATGCCGGTGATCAACACGAACAAGACCTCCGATGCTTTTAGGTGTCAAGCAGCGACCGGTTCCGGGGTAGTCGTGATCGGTTGACCGAATGCCTTGGCAGGGTCGAATTCCTGTCCGTTTTGAAGGCAGTAGAAGAGCTGGCCGAGCATCTTGTTCACCAGGTGCCGCAGGGCGGCGGAGTGCCGGTCGCCGTGCGCGCGGCGGCGTAGGTAGTGCTCGCGGGCAGGCCCGGTGTTGGCGGCCGCAGAGAATCCCCAGACCCAGCCCGCGGCGGCGAGGCGGTCGTTCTTGATCCGGCGGAAGGTGATCGAGATACTGCGCCCCGATGCACGGGTCACTGGCGCGGTTCCCGCATATGCCTTCAACGCGCGCGCGTCAGCGAACCGTCGGCGGTCGTCGCCGATCTCGGCCAAAACCCGGGCGCCGGTGAGGTCGGCCAAACCGGGGAAGCTGGTGATGATCGCGTGATCAGGGTGTTTACGGAACTCTTCGGCGGCTGCCTGTTCCAGGTCGTCGGCGCCAGTGCAGGCGGCATCGAGGGTGGCGAGCAGGGCTAGGGCTTGGCGCCCCATCGCCTTCTCGACCTGGTCGGGTTGGCGCAGGCCGGGACGGCGCAACTTGTCGACGATGTCTTCGGCCAGGGCTTCGATACCGCGTTTGCGCCCCGCTCGCCGAAGCGCGGCCGTCACGCGGGCCCGGGTCAGTTTCGCCGCGGTGGCTGGGGTCGCGGCGATGGCCAGTATCGCGCGGGCTTCGGGTTTGGCGAGGTTGGTGGCGGACTTATCAGCGAAGGCAGCCAGGAACACTGGGTGAAATTCGCGGAGCAGGGAGCGTAGTTCGTTGCTCGCCTTGGTGCGGCGCCAAACCGCGTCTTGCTGAGCGCGGGCCAGCACGGCGATGGCTTCGGTGAGTTCAGCGTCGGCCGGGATCAGTCGGTGCATGTGGGCATCGACGCGCAAGATGTTAGCCAGGGTCATCGCGTCAGCGTGGTCGGACTTGGCGCGGGCCACGGTGTGGCGTTCGCGATAACGGGCCACCGCCATCGGATTGATCGCGTAAACCGGCCGGCCGGTGGCGCGGATCGCGGCGACCATCAACCCGCGCGGTGTTTCGATCGCGACCGGGATCGGGTCCTCGGCGGTATCGCCAGCCGCGGTCAGAAGCTCGGTCAGTGCGGTGAACCCAGCCGGATCGTCGCCGATCCGCTTCTTCGATATCAGGGTGCCGTCCTGAGGTTCCCCTGAAGTAGTGGACATCCGAGATAGCGGGACCATCGGTCCCTGGAAGGATGTTCACCATGCCTCGTCCGCGTCGATCGTATTCACCCGAGTACCGGGTCGAAGCCGCGCACCGAGTCATCGATTCCGGGCGGCCGGTCCGCGACATCGCCCGCGAACTCGATGTCCACGAGAACCTTCTCCATAAATGGGTGCGTGAGGAACGCCGCCGCATGAGCGCTGCGGGCCAATCCCCAGCACGTGGACCGGATAGCGCTGTCGGACGCGAACTTTCCTCTGACGAGAAGGCCGAGTTGGTGCGGTTACGGGCCAAGGTCGCCGAGCAGGCCAAGGACATCGCGTTCCTGGAAAAAGCATCGGCGTACTTTGCGGCAAAGCATCCAAAGTGAGCAGGTTCGAGCTCATGGCCTCAGAGTGCGCCGACCATGACGTGACCAGGATGGCGAAGTTACTCGACGTGTCGACCTCGGGCTACTACCGGTATCTGCAGGTCCGTGCCGCATCTGAGGTCTCGCCGCGGGTCCAGCGACGGCGCGATCTGGAGGTGAAGATCCTCGCCCACCATCGCGCGTCGCACCGCACCTACGGATCACCGCGGATCACGGCTGACCTGCGTGCTGAAGGTGAATCCGTCTCGGCCAACACCGTCGCCGCGATCATGGTCGACCTCGGAATCGAGGGGATCAGTCCACGCACGTTCAAGACCACCACCGTCACCGACCCAGCGGCGGCGTTCCCGCCTGATCTGGTCGGACGCCGCTTCGATCGCGGCAGACCGGACCTGGTGTGGTCCTCGGATATCGAGCGCCGTGAGGCGCTGTTCAACCGAGTGGAGGTGAAAGACCTGCACCATGCGGCCGTCGCAGCGGCCGGATGAAGCTGAGGGCAGCCTGACCCGGGAGACGCTGGTGAGGGTGGCAAGCAGCCCTGACAACGACGGGACGGTCCGGCACTGCCAGACGGATCGGGTCCGGCAAGCAAGACGGGAAGGTGTACGCGAGGAACCAGCGGCTGAACGCCTCTCAAGAGAGAACACCAGCTCCAAATCTGGCGGATATGGGCTGGGCTGCGATGCGCACCCGCTTCGGCGGGGAACTCCGGGACCGGTTGATATCGCCGGTCAGGAGGCCGTGGTGAAAGGCTGCGGCGTAACCACGGCGAAGTCGCAGGGGCATAGCTGGGCGCCTCACCCGTCGATCGGTTGACAGTGAACACGGGAACCATCTCACGGGTCCCTCCCCAGCCCGGAAACCATTCGGGAGGAAGGGAAAGCGCGTCGTCTGCTGACGCCTGTGGGATGGGGCGGAGGAGCCGTAGTAGTCCGAGTCCGGGAAAGCCGGACACATGGCGAAGGGCTCCAGCGGGTTCGCAGCAAGTACAGCAAACTGTGGAGGTCACTTGTGAATACGAGTGCGTCGTGGCCCGATCCGGAAACGGCCGAGCTGCGGGTACGCAGGATGCAGCGCAAGCTGCACCATTGGGCGGTCGATGATTCCGGCCGCTGTTTCGATGATGTGTTCAACCTCGTCTACGACCCCGCGTTTCTCACCGTTGCGTGGGATCGGGTGCGGACGAACAAGGGTGCACGCTCGGCCGGTGCCGATGGGATCGTTCCGCGATTTCTCGGCCCGGAAGAGTCGGCCCGGATGCTCGAGACCTTGCATGCGCAGGTCAAAGCGCGCCGGTTTCGGCCCGACCCGGTGCGGGAGGTGATGATCCCGAAGGCGAACGGCAAGTTGCGTCGCCTGGGGATCGCGACTGCGGCCGACCGGGTGGTGCAGGCGTCGCTGAAGTTGGTGTTGGAACCGATCTTCGAGGCCGATTTCCGGCCTTGCAGTTACGGGTTCAGGCCGCGGCGGCGTGCTCAGGACGCTATCGCTGAGATTCACTACCTCGCCGGGGGCACCCGCGCCTATCACTGGGTGTTCGAGGGTGACATCGAGGCGTGTTTCGACGAGATCGACCACACCGCGCTCATGGCGCGAGTACGGGCGAGGGTCTCCGACAAACGGGTTCTGGCCCTGGTGAAGTTGTTTCTGAAGGCGGGAATCCTTGGCAAGGACTTGGCCTTTCGGAGCAATGCCACCGGGACTCCGCAGGGCGGGATCTTGTCACCGTTGTTGGCCAACATCGCGTTGTCCGTTCTGGACGAGCACTTCGCCGCGAAATGGGAAGCGCTCGGACCGTATTGGACACGCGCGAAGTATTGTCGGGCCGGTGGGGCCACGATGAAAATCGTCCGCTACGCAGACGATTTCGTCGTCATGGTCCATGGCAGCCAGGCTGATGCCGAAGCGCTACGCGAGGAGGTCGCTGCGGTACTCGCGCCGATGGGTCTACGCTTATCGGCCGAGAAGACCAAGATCTGCCATGTCGACGAAGGGTTCGAGTTCCTGGGTTTCCGCATCCAGCGGCAAACCAAAAGGGGCACGGGAAAGAAATACGTTTACACCTGGCCGTCGAAGAAGGCGCTCGCGTCGGTTATCGACAAGGTCAGGATGGTGACACGCCGACACAAGCATCGAACGCTCGCCGACCTGCTGCACCGGCTCAACCCCGTCCTGCGGGGATGGTGCGGCTATTTCCAGCACGGGGTATCCAAACGCACCTTCAGCTACCTC
Proteins encoded in this window:
- a CDS encoding transposase, which produces MTARIRRPTLISLTREVKHHILTCGNGLPLAIVQSAANINDHLVLPELLDRVRPLRGRTGRPREKITTLIADKGYDYPRVYDELEQRRITGYIPRRGTRDKVTAGRWIVEQTLALLHQYRRLAVRWERRTDIHQGFLDLAAALICWRRLSNQT
- a CDS encoding IS110 family transposase, with protein sequence MSTTSGEPQDGTLISKKRIGDDPAGFTALTELLTAAGDTAEDPIPVAIETPRGLMVAAIRATGRPVYAINPMAVARYRERHTVARAKSDHADAMTLANILRVDAHMHRLIPADAELTEAIAVLARAQQDAVWRRTKASNELRSLLREFHPVFLAAFADKSATNLAKPEARAILAIAATPATAAKLTRARVTAALRRAGRKRGIEALAEDIVDKLRRPGLRQPDQVEKAMGRQALALLATLDAACTGADDLEQAAAEEFRKHPDHAIITSFPGLADLTGARVLAEIGDDRRRFADARALKAYAGTAPVTRASGRSISITFRRIKNDRLAAAGWVWGFSAAANTGPAREHYLRRRAHGDRHSAALRHLVNKMLGQLFYCLQNGQEFDPAKAFGQPITTTPEPVAA
- a CDS encoding transposase yields the protein MPRPRRSYSPEYRVEAAHRVIDSGRPVRDIARELDVHENLLHKWVREERRRMSAAGQSPARGPDSAVGRELSSDEKAELVRLRAKVAEQAKDIAFLEKASAYFAAKHPK
- a CDS encoding IS3 family transposase, with amino-acid sequence MASECADHDVTRMAKLLDVSTSGYYRYLQVRAASEVSPRVQRRRDLEVKILAHHRASHRTYGSPRITADLRAEGESVSANTVAAIMVDLGIEGISPRTFKTTTVTDPAAAFPPDLVGRRFDRGRPDLVWSSDIERREALFNRVEVKDLHHAAVAAAG
- the ltrA gene encoding group II intron reverse transcriptase/maturase, coding for MNTSASWPDPETAELRVRRMQRKLHHWAVDDSGRCFDDVFNLVYDPAFLTVAWDRVRTNKGARSAGADGIVPRFLGPEESARMLETLHAQVKARRFRPDPVREVMIPKANGKLRRLGIATAADRVVQASLKLVLEPIFEADFRPCSYGFRPRRRAQDAIAEIHYLAGGTRAYHWVFEGDIEACFDEIDHTALMARVRARVSDKRVLALVKLFLKAGILGKDLAFRSNATGTPQGGILSPLLANIALSVLDEHFAAKWEALGPYWTRAKYCRAGGATMKIVRYADDFVVMVHGSQADAEALREEVAAVLAPMGLRLSAEKTKICHVDEGFEFLGFRIQRQTKRGTGKKYVYTWPSKKALASVIDKVRMVTRRHKHRTLADLLHRLNPVLRGWCGYFQHGVSKRTFSYLDHYAWWKVVGWMRKRHHGLAWGVFCRRFLPGWQIRVGRTAMFRPWEVEVTRYRFRGYNIATPWSWRPPESATATTA